One Antedon mediterranea chromosome 1, ecAntMedi1.1, whole genome shotgun sequence genomic window, CCAATAAAGAAACATCAGCCAATCATATTACATTAACTAATCGCCCAAGTTCTTTAAAAGGCCAAATCTTTTAAATTCAAACATCATTCAATTTCAGATACGATATCGAAAATGGCCCGTACCAAGCAAACAGCCCGTAAATCTACCGGAGGAAAAGCTCCCCGAAAACAACTTGCAACCAAGGCAGCACGAAAAAGTGCTCCAGCAACCGGTGGTGTCAAGAAGCCTCATCGTTACAGGCCTGGAACCGTCGCTCTCCGTGAGATCCGTCGCTACCAGAAAAGTACTGAGCTTCTCATCCGAAAGCTCCCATTTCAACGTCTTGTCCGTGAAATCGCCCAAGATTTCAAGACAGATCTTCGATTCCAGAGTTCTGCAGTCATGGCTCTTCAGGAGGCTAGCGAAGCCTACTTAGTTGGCCTTTTCGAAGATACCAATCTGTGCGCCATCCACGCCAAACGTGTGACCATCATGCCAAAGGATATCCAACTTGCCCGTCGTATCCGTGGCGAACGTGCATAAGAACATATCTACTTTATTTTCAAACCAAAAaggctcttttcagagccacTACTTGTTCAAAAGAGATTGTAATAGCTTCTGTCTTGTCTTTTATTTCTAAGGTATTAATAACagtaacattattatacatacagtattggTATTTACTTCTTCactatataacatttaaataggcctaatatataattttattgaacGGCACAATTCGAAATGAAGGTACGTTGACTTAAAAATATTCTA contains:
- the LOC140045446 gene encoding histone H3, whose product is MARTKQTARKSTGGKAPRKQLATKAARKSAPATGGVKKPHRYRPGTVALREIRRYQKSTELLIRKLPFQRLVREIAQDFKTDLRFQSSAVMALQEASEAYLVGLFEDTNLCAIHAKRVTIMPKDIQLARRIRGERA